The Ziziphus jujuba cultivar Dongzao chromosome 7, ASM3175591v1 genome includes a region encoding these proteins:
- the LOC107423630 gene encoding myb-related protein 308: MGRAPCCSKVGLHRGPWTPREDTLLTKYIQAHGEGHWRSLPKKAGLLRCGKSCRLRWMNYLRPDIKRGNITPDEDDLIIRLHSLLGNRWSLIAGRLPGRTDNEIKNYWNTHLSKRLRSQGTDPNTHKKLPEPAQETPKRKKNSKNKNNNMKKQTTTSKGKSTHHEVQVQAQERPKVHLPKPIRVTSFSLRRNDSFECNTTSGSSSQEREGFDVLTPWCNNFKESDHNGGVGFVIDDDHHQHPLNGSDFECQSHEEPTQDNSLEKLYEEYLQLLKTEDHNNQLELDSFAESLLI, encoded by the exons atgggacGAGCTCCTTGTTGTTCCAAGGTTGGGTTGCATAGAGGTCCATGGACTCCCAGAGAAGACACACTTCTTACCAAGTATATTCAAGCTCATGGGGAAGGCCATTGGAGATCTTTGCCTAAAAAAGCTG GACTTCTGAGGTGTGGAAAGAGTTGCAGGCTAAGATGGATGAATTATTTAAGACCGGACATTAAGAGAGGGAATATCACCCCTGACGAAGATGACCTTATTATCAGACTGCATTCCCTTCTCGGCAACCGATGGTCTCTCATCGCCGGTAGACTTCCTGGTCGAACCGATAACGAGATCAAGAATTACTGGAACACCCATCTTAGCAAACGGCTCAGAAGCCAAGGAACCGACCCAAACACTCACAAAAAGCTACCAGAGCCGGCCCAAGAAACACCCAAGAGGAAGAAAAACAGcaagaacaagaacaataacATGAAGAAGCAGACCACGACCAGTAAGGGCAAAAGTACTCATCATGAGGTACAAGTACAAGCCCAAGAAAGGCCAAAAGTTCATCTACCAAAACCCATTAGAGTTACTTCCTTTTCACTAAGAAGAAATGACAGCTTTGAATGCAACACAACAAGTGGGTCTTCAAGCCAAGAAAGAGAAGGCTTCGATGTGCTAACACCTTGGTGTAACAACTTCAAAGAAAGTGATCATAATGGTGGGGTAGGCTTTGTCAttgatgatgatcatcatcaacatcCTCTGAATGGCTCAGATTTTGAATGTCAATCTCATGAAGAACCAACACAGGATAACTCCCTAGAGAAGCTGTACGAGGAATACCTTCAGCTTCTGAAGACAGAAGATCATAACAACCAGCTTGAGTTGGATTCGTTCGCTGAATCATTATTGATATGA
- the LOC107423636 gene encoding pyridoxine/pyridoxamine 5'-phosphate oxidase 2-like → MGGTVTAAPWKQLLVDALESNAHFKHSSFFQLATVGYNGRPSNRTVVFRGFEEDCDKIQINTDCRSRKIEELKHCPFAEICWYFTDSWEQFRINGTIETIDGSNPDPRKLQQREKCWFASSLNSRLQYLGPNPGLPRLNEEPPKEVILDRSIGPVGAFCVLVLDPEQVDYLNLKSNQRLVFTSTHVNGVKCWTSEEINP, encoded by the exons ATGGGAGGAACAGTGACAGCAGCGCCATGGAAGCAGCTTCTTGTGGATGCCTTGGAATCCAATGCCCACTTCAAGCACTCTTCCTTCTTTCAGCTT GCAACTGTAGGTTATAACGGGAGACCTTCGAACCGCACCGTTGTTTTCAG GGGATTTGAAGAGGATTGCGATAAGATACAAATCAACACCGATTGTAGAAGTCGCAAG ATTGAGGAGCTTAAGCATTGTCCGTTTGCTGAG ATATGCTGGTATTTCACTGACTCTTGGGAGCAATTTCGAATTAATGGAACAATTGAGACCATTGATGGATCCAATCCTGATCCTAGAAAACTTCAG CAAAGAGAGAAATGTTGGTTCGCCAGTTCTCTGAATTCGAGACTCCAGTATTTGGGACCTAATCCTGGACTTCCAAGACTAAATGAAGAACCACCCAAAGAAGTCATTCTAGACCGCAGTATAGGCCCAGTTGGTGCATTTTGTGTGTTGGTTCTTGATCCAGAGCAG GTTGATTACTTGAATCTGAAGAGTAACCAGAGGCTAGTCTTTACATCCACACACGTTAATGGAGTCAAGTGCTGGACTTCAGAGGAAATCAACCCATGA
- the LOC107423638 gene encoding pyridoxine/pyridoxamine 5'-phosphate oxidase 2-like isoform X1 — protein sequence MMAKTGTAVPWKQLLLDALDSNAHLKHSSFFQLATVGYNGRPSNRTLIFRGFQGDTDKIQIHTDSTSRKIDELKHCPFAEICWYFTESWEQFRIKGRIDIVDGSNPDPVNLQEREKSWFARSPRSRLLYLDPGHPLVDEESPKEVSIDPSAGPVDAFCLLVHDPEQVDYLNLKSNQRLTFTSRHKVNGDKWWTSEKINP from the exons ATGATGGCTAAAACAGGGACAGCAGTGCCATGGAAGCAGCTTCTTTTGGATGCCTTGGACTCTAATGCCCACCTTAAACACTCGTCCTTCTTTCAGCTT GCAACGGTGGGTTATAATGGCAGGCCTTCCAATCGTACCCTTATTTTTAG GGGATTTCAAGGAGATACTGATAAGATACAAATCCACACCGATTCTACAAGTCGCAAG ATTGATGAGCTTAAGCATTGTCCATTTGCTGAG ATATGTTGGTACTTCACCGAATCTTGGGAGCAATTCCGGATTAAAGGAAGAATTGATATTGTTGATGGATCAAATCCTGATCCTGTAAACCTTCAG GAAAGAGAGAAATCTTGGTTTGCCAGATCTCCAAGATCACGCCTACTATATTTAGATCCTGGCCATCCGCTCGTAGATGAAGAGTCACCAAAAGAAGTATCTATAGACCCTTCTGCAGGCCCAGTTGATGCGTTTTGCCTTCTGGTTCATGATCCAGAGCAG GTTGATTACCTGAATTTGAAGAGCAACCAGAGGCTGACCTTTACATCCAGACATAAGGTCAATGGAGACAAGTGGTGGACTTCAGAGAAAATCAATCCATAA
- the LOC107423638 gene encoding pyridoxine/pyridoxamine 5'-phosphate oxidase 2-like isoform X2 — translation MMAKTGTAVPWKQLLLDALDSNAHLKHSSFFQLATVGYNGRPSNRTLIFRGFQGDTDKIQIHTDSTSRKICWYFTESWEQFRIKGRIDIVDGSNPDPVNLQEREKSWFARSPRSRLLYLDPGHPLVDEESPKEVSIDPSAGPVDAFCLLVHDPEQVDYLNLKSNQRLTFTSRHKVNGDKWWTSEKINP, via the exons ATGATGGCTAAAACAGGGACAGCAGTGCCATGGAAGCAGCTTCTTTTGGATGCCTTGGACTCTAATGCCCACCTTAAACACTCGTCCTTCTTTCAGCTT GCAACGGTGGGTTATAATGGCAGGCCTTCCAATCGTACCCTTATTTTTAG GGGATTTCAAGGAGATACTGATAAGATACAAATCCACACCGATTCTACAAGTCGCAAG ATATGTTGGTACTTCACCGAATCTTGGGAGCAATTCCGGATTAAAGGAAGAATTGATATTGTTGATGGATCAAATCCTGATCCTGTAAACCTTCAG GAAAGAGAGAAATCTTGGTTTGCCAGATCTCCAAGATCACGCCTACTATATTTAGATCCTGGCCATCCGCTCGTAGATGAAGAGTCACCAAAAGAAGTATCTATAGACCCTTCTGCAGGCCCAGTTGATGCGTTTTGCCTTCTGGTTCATGATCCAGAGCAG GTTGATTACCTGAATTTGAAGAGCAACCAGAGGCTGACCTTTACATCCAGACATAAGGTCAATGGAGACAAGTGGTGGACTTCAGAGAAAATCAATCCATAA